A window from Nitrospirota bacterium encodes these proteins:
- the frr gene encoding ribosome recycling factor: MTMALADPVRKKTGERMEAALEHLKRELAGIRSGRASVSLLDGIKVNYYGTPTPLRQVANLATPEARLITVQPWEPQLIKEIEKALLASDLGLTPSNDGKIIRIPLPPLSEERRRELIKVCKKHGEETKIHIRNARHDGNHELKQLQKESKLTEDEWRRAEQEIQKLTDQYIQKVDQVLKKKEEEILEV; encoded by the coding sequence ATGACGATGGCACTCGCTGATCCGGTCCGCAAGAAAACGGGAGAACGCATGGAAGCGGCGCTCGAGCATTTGAAACGGGAACTGGCCGGCATACGAAGCGGCCGCGCCTCCGTCTCGTTGCTGGACGGCATCAAGGTGAACTATTACGGGACGCCGACTCCGCTCAGGCAGGTGGCGAACCTAGCCACGCCCGAAGCGCGGCTGATTACCGTCCAACCCTGGGAGCCCCAACTCATCAAGGAGATCGAGAAGGCCCTGCTCGCGTCCGACCTCGGGCTCACACCCTCGAACGACGGCAAGATCATCCGCATCCCGCTTCCCCCGCTCAGCGAAGAACGCCGCAGGGAACTGATCAAGGTGTGCAAGAAGCACGGGGAGGAGACCAAGATCCATATCCGGAACGCCCGTCATGACGGCAACCATGAATTGAAGCAGTTGCAGAAAGAGTCCAAGCTGACCGAGGACGAATGGCGCAGGGCCGAGCAAGAGATCCAGAAGCTCACCGACCAGTACATTCAGAAGGTCGATCAGGTCCTGAAGAAAAAAGAAGAAGAGATTTTGGAAGTCTGA